The Jaculus jaculus isolate mJacJac1 chromosome 14, mJacJac1.mat.Y.cur, whole genome shotgun sequence nucleotide sequence CCTGTTGGCtgatttggcctgggtggccaagtttaaggcttgcagtgtccactgttgtttatctccattggtgatttctctcttttccatgaaACTACATGcatttttctgtcagctggtctacatggaggaggttttcagctcagctccagcaggatttctcagtggccttgcagcccaagtatgtggagtcttcagcaatagggtcttactgtctattcctggtgggaaaccaagagccccaggaatggcctacattgttttggggatcagggacctccctggccaacaacttactgaaaggtatcccacccctggaactgaaaattttctcccaacAATCCATGGCTTCTTGGTGTGTCATTgttcaaaaatgtaggtttccatatgacttgttcatacccttttagaatttttttttttgatgtagggtttcactctagtccaagcttcATTATGTatgctcatgctggccttgagctcatgatgatccttccacctctgcctcctgagcactgggattaaaggcatgcaccaccatgcccgacccctcttagattttgattagccctcccccacatttcttttactcagtctcttcccctgaccttacttaggcctttccacccccattaatttgttcttcttctacttacatatacacaataccatccccttaagtcccccCTCAATCCCTTTCAATTCCTTttatattccctttctagcttactggactctgctactgaattttatttcaactcacacagaagtccaatcctttgtagctaggatcaaaATATGAGGGAgtacatgtgatgtttggctttctgggcctgggttacctcctaAGTATAACCCTTTGCAGATATattaattttcctgcaaatttcataatttaatttcctttactgctgagtagaactccattgtattcatgtgccacatcttcattatccactcatcagttgagggacatctaggctggtttgatttcctagctattgttaatagagcagcaataaacatggaactggggagacaagcaaaaGTTCcccttccatgctgaacctgataataagctccagggtgaaggagacagaccctaaggatactcaacatttaccaaagcagagatccagatgctcctaagagctcaccactgctATATACGTAAAATTatcccaccacagctcagggaattttgtggaagtaggggcagaaaaattgtaagagccacaggttttgagacatcatgtccagaggcattctctTCCCTCCAAAATAACTGCTACCTGGAAACTAAGCCTTCACTCCTAAAATATCAAGGAcagtaatataaatattttaatttttatgtgtctCATAAGAAATTTCGAGGCTGCCACAGATGTTCtaagacatttattttcagtGCTGATAACTTGGCAGAGAGCTGTGGACATGCACAAATGAAGACATGGTGGATACTGAACGTTCCATGGTGTTCAGCACATCTGCACAAAGCTGCATTTTCTGCAACAAGTGGCAAGGGCACAATGATGAGACCCAGCCGAACAGGGACAGCACAGCCCTGGACTCTGAACGCTCAGTCCCAGGTGAACCTCCTGCAGCATCTCTGCAGGGCAGAGGTCTGATGTGGCGTCAAGATCAGCTACTGAATGCATTTTGAGAACAAGTACTTCTCAGTTCAGAAAGGGATAAAGTAAACTGCTAAATGATTTTATTATTCCTCATGAGTAAGAAAGGGCAAATTGTTGGGTAGCAGGATGATAAAATAGCATTAATTCCTTCTAGTCTTGGGATTTTCTCAGGTGTATAGAATCCATAAAGGGTGATAAAGTTACTCAACCAATAAAAGAACACAAAGCAACTTACCAGCAAAAGGATGCTGTGAGTGGCTTTGGTTTCAGGAGATGTCTGGGAGGAGAGGCTAGGGCTGTGGACATGCCAAGTTCTCCTATGATGTCTGAAAAGGAGATTCACCATGTAGAGGCTGGTTGACATCATGAGGACCACAAAGAAGAGATCTCGAGAAAATATGACAATGAAAAATTGCCATGATTTCTCATCCCTAAATTCCCTGGTCTTACAGAAAGCATGAAcatatccctggccaacaagaTTGGCATTGTTCCTGGCTATTACAAGATGAATGACACGAACATAAATGAGCATGTTGATGAcccaggagaaaaagaaagagggaaagatccATGTAGACAGTTTAGGTTTCATCCACGCCCACTTAGAGTTACTGGGACTGATGGTGATGGCTTGAAATGTACTCAAAATACAGGTCGTACAGATGGAAAGACCCCGGGTAACTCTGTAGATATACAAGATTGCCTTGCAACCAGCGTCATTGAGAAAATGTCTCACTCCAAAAGATGATGCAATATCAGGTATCAATAAGAAGACAATTGTCAAAATATTAGCCATTGTCAGGTGCATGAAAATGGAATCTATGGGCTTCAGCAGATAACGATGAGCTAAGAAGATGTACACATAAGACAGGAAGAGCAACGAGTTCCCTATGACGCCGATACAGAACTCAGACGTGAGGAAAATCCCCAAGATCATGTCACTTGGAAACATCATCAGAATGATGCTTTAGATAGTATCAGGTTTGTCCAGAGTACATTGTAAACAAGTGGActgttcaaaaataattttaaaaataatgtttgagGAAAAAATGCAAGTTTACACTTCAAGCGTAGAGTGAGGTGGTGGAATATCCAATTCCTTTGCATTTCAGGTCCTGAAATCACATTCTTGGAATTGAATGTCAGGGATTTCTGAGACCCTTACAGGATACAAGGATCTGAGCAGCAGGGAGAATTCAATGTAAATACCCCGAATTCTTCTGTGTTAAGCACGAGAAC carries:
- the LOC101616914 gene encoding olfactory receptor class A-like protein 1, whose amino-acid sequence is MMFPSDMILGIFLTSEFCIGVIGNSLLFLSYVYIFLAHRYLLKPIDSIFMHLTMANILTIVFLLIPDIASSFGVRHFLNDAGCKAILYIYRVTRGLSICTTCILSTFQAITISPSNSKWAWMKPKLSTWIFPSFFFSWVINMLIYVRVIHLVIARNNANLVGQGYVHAFCKTREFRDEKSWQFFIVIFSRDLFFVVLMMSTSLYMVNLLFRHHRRTWHVHSPSLSSQTSPETKATHSILLLVSCFVFFYWLSNFITLYGFYTPEKIPRLEGINAILSSCYPTICPFLLMRNNKII